A window of Bactrocera dorsalis isolate Fly_Bdor chromosome 4, ASM2337382v1, whole genome shotgun sequence genomic DNA:
CACGCGGTCGAGAGATACCCTTCCATATACCAATGCTCAGTGGTGTGTCGGCGCGTGTTTGTGCAGTCACCTTTGTTAGTCCATTAGAGCTGATTCGCACAAAAATGCAGTCACAAAAAATGAGCTACGGCGAAATTGTCTCCACTGTGCGTGTGGTTATCAAAACGCAGGGTTTCTTCGGTTTGTTTCGTGGTCTACCACCAACAATTCTGCGTGACGTACCCTTTTCTGGCATATATTGGACTTGCTATGAGAATATTAAAAGTATGTTCGGTGTTCAGGAGCCAACATTTGGTTTTAGCTTTATGGCAGGTGCTATATCTGGCTCGGTAAGATAAGTTTTGTTTTATCTAATAATGTAAAATTCTTTAGTATTGAACAATTTGACATCACAATTATTGCATTATTATAGTAATGAACAACAATGATATcttatcttatttttttgtacgttttatttgcaaaaaaataattgcagttGGCAGCAACTATTACAACACCATTCGATGTTGTGAAAACACATGAACAAATTGAATTTGGCGAAAAGGTTCTTTTCACaggtaagaaaataaatttaacatttatttaacagCATTGACTTCCttccaaattttttagacaAACCAGCCGCTAATGTATCCAATATGAAAGTAAGAGAGCGGCTGTGGTCAATTTATCGCTTAAATGGCCTAAAAGGTTTATTTGCGGGTCTATGGCCACGTTTGTTGAAAGTGGCGCCAGCTTGTgccataatgatttcaacttttGAATACAGTAAAGCATTCTTTTATCACTACAATGTGGAGAAGCACAATGAGGCCTTGTTAATGTCAAACCAAAAACAGAATGATGCTTGAGAGTTATTGAGACATTGTGATACTATACTTAAGTTTCCGTAAAACTAAACAGAAATTGCTTCCAACGTAAACGTTGAATAATTACATGTTTAGTCCTCGTGAAAAGAATTCACAGGAGTGGGTGAAATAGAAATGAAGTGTAAATGTAATATATGGTTTGATATAGTCATTTGtaccttttaatattttttgtatagtttgtaaaatttggaatttttattgcttttaaccACAATAATAACGCTTAGCGCTATAATGGTAGTTAGCACAAGTTACCTAATTAACTTTGCATATACCTAATTTGGATCGAATGAGTTCTGAGAATATGCGTACAtatgctaatttttataatatatgtacgtgCAGTGTTCAATCGTATGTGAATAAAAATGCTTTAATGGCGTAAAGCAATAAATTCATAATTCCTGAgcccaaatataaaatttttgttgttgtagcggcagtaTTTTACCGATTATTTTACTGTCTTTGGTCGGTTAAAAAAGCGTTGCCGTTACGTAGACTCGGCTGATGTGAACAGATGTAGAATCTAATCagatttcaaaattgaaaagttCAAATGTGAAAGCGAGTGAATTGTAAACTAACGTTACAGTGTATGTAATTgaagctttaaaaattaaaacctaCATTTTAAATGATTATTTGAAAtgaattatcgataaatttactGTGTcgataatttgaattttagtttGTAATCGTATCGGTTTCTTGTAAAGAACAAATAAAAGCAACCCTAAATATGTGGATCATAATTTCACTGCCAGAGTGGAATGAAGAACTGTcaaagttaatataaaaataataacacgtGTGGTCgcatttcattttttcaaaaaattgaatttcaaattaGCAACATGACCGAGGAAAATAAAGAAGTGACAACCGAAGAAATCGAGCAAAAGACGGACACAAATGTGGAAAATAAAGAAACCAGTGAAAATGTTGCTACAAAAGAGCCTGCTTGCGAGAAGGCAAAAGCTAAGAATCAACCGTCGACGAAGAAgccaacaaaaaagaaatccGTTGAAAACAATCCCATACGCGGTTTACCCAAGTCTGGACGTCCATGGAAAACACCGAAGCAAAAGTAAGTTTGCAGTAATTTGCACAATTAGGAAATAAAATTAACGCAAATGATTACCAACAGGTTCACAACAATTAAGAAGACTACAAAGCGCTTATCTTTCGAAAAGAAACAGGAGCTGCGTAATGAACTGCGGCATATAAAGGAATTATCGAAGGATATAAAAGAGCAACGCAAGGAAGCGGCCGTACAAAAGAATCAAAGACGTGTGGAAAACGCTGAACGCCGGTTGGCCAATGAGCGAAGAGCTGAGGTGGTGCAGATAATAAAGAATCCATCTAAATTGAAACGTTTGAAGAAGAAGCAAATGCGTATGATTGAGAAACGCGATGTTAGTCAAGTGAAAGTGGTGTAGTTGAGCTCGTGGAAAGTATCCTGGAGGGTAACCTAGTACGCGGCTCATAGCGGGAGG
This region includes:
- the LOC105228795 gene encoding probable mitochondrial glutathione transporter SLC25A40 yields the protein MKSEVVHKRTNLLLEDPKFRIRPLQQVVSACTGALITACFMTPLDVVKTRLQAQQTATNKCFLYCNGLMDHICPCDPNMPSNLKPEKRLNGTIDAFVKITRQEGVGSLWSGLSPTLVSALPSTIVYFVAYEQFKQHALEFHYKYLAEVKGSPRGREIPFHIPMLSGVSARVCAVTFVSPLELIRTKMQSQKMSYGEIVSTVRVVIKTQGFFGLFRGLPPTILRDVPFSGIYWTCYENIKSMFGVQEPTFGFSFMAGAISGSLAATITTPFDVVKTHEQIEFGEKVLFTDKPAANVSNMKVRERLWSIYRLNGLKGLFAGLWPRLLKVAPACAIMISTFEYSKAFFYHYNVEKHNEALLMSNQKQNDA
- the LOC105228794 gene encoding coiled-coil domain-containing protein 86; amino-acid sequence: MTEENKEVTTEEIEQKTDTNVENKETSENVATKEPACEKAKAKNQPSTKKPTKKKSVENNPIRGLPKSGRPWKTPKQKFTTIKKTTKRLSFEKKQELRNELRHIKELSKDIKEQRKEAAVQKNQRRVENAERRLANERRAEVVQIIKNPSKLKRLKKKQMRMIEKRDVSQVKVV